One genomic segment of Synchiropus splendidus isolate RoL2022-P1 chromosome 16, RoL_Sspl_1.0, whole genome shotgun sequence includes these proteins:
- the ap4s1 gene encoding AP-4 complex subunit sigma-1 isoform X3 — protein MIKFVIMVNRQGRVRLSRFYQQVDRKRRAALEADVVRCCLSRRRDQCSFVEYKDFRLVYRQYAALFIVVGVSGGENELAVYELLHNFVEVLDKYFSRVSELDIMFNLDRVHVILDEMIQNGKVVETNKINVLAPLAALDKMAADGSQ, from the exons atGATCAAGTTCGTCATCATGGTGAACCGCCAGGGCCGAGTCCGGCTCTCCCGGTTCTATCAGCAGGTGGACCGGAAGCGGCGCGCCGCCCTGGAGGCCGACGTGGTGCGGTGCTGTCTGAGCCGCCGGCGGGACCAG TGTTCCTTCGTAGAGTACAAGGACTTCCGGCTGGTCTATCGCCAGTACGCTGCCCTCTTCATCGTGGTGGGCGTGTCCGGCGGCGAG AACGAACTGGCCGTCTACGAGCTGCTCCACAACTTTGTGGAAGTTCTGGACAAGTACTTCAGCCGCGTG AGCGAACTGGAC ATCATGTTCAACCTGGACCGCGTCCACGTCATCCTGGACGAGATGATCCAGAACGGGAAGGTGGTGGAGACCAACAAGATCAACGTGCTGGCGCCGCTCGCTGCTCTGGACAAGATGGCCGCCGACGGCTCGCAGTGA
- the LOC128747260 gene encoding dynein regulatory complex subunit 2-like isoform X3 gives MPRKGPRAGSRLQRQQAEQQQLRRKEELLTLFLRDKLQKEERNSLVNRQKLRAAWQTLARQARSQELRDDVITLQQDSDRQLDHLDSVIKGLERELREAERQVACGRRLHLQNLQRLRRLQEQCAAAVQRRWQSCLESLRRRFLSERSHIVAQCLLKEADWEDVRFALEQKHRAEKEELHQLYGESMAVLEVARQEQVEAWRLALPAAPQPGPVSLQAAVLAQSNFEMLNDKIRQNQEAKQQQDSESKGPERKGQRVVTVKNTCKKKLKTEVSDLQQKIGSMELENILLTERLSAVDHHLPTLRRRLLRDRQAAQKKLKELAVVSDSVSRRLKSAVAMGEKVLAALESCQKLQPEEPKADVKVLLRRELLQEQRELLRQENQHLRTVLRQRLDSMTLSHHALLVIGAAPTTAAPTEPARRHTVIEAALAVRNAL, from the exons ATGCCGAGGAAGGGCCCCCGAGCAGGCAGCAGGCTGCAGAGGCAGCaggcggagcagcagcagctgcggaGGAAGGAGGAGCTGCTGACGCTGTTCCTCAGG GACAAGCTGCAGAAGGAGGAGCGCAACTCGCTGGTGAACCGGCAGAAGCTGCGCGCGGCCTGGCAGACGCTCGCGCGACAAGCACGGAGCCAGGAGCTGCGCGATGACGTCATCACCCTGCAGCAGGACTCCGACCGGCAACTGGACCACCTGGACAGCGTCATCAAG GGCCTGGAGCGGGAGCTGCGGGAGGCGGAGCGTCAGGTGGCCTGCGGGCGCCGCCTTCACCTGCAGAACCTGCAGCGTCTGCGGCGGCTGCAGGAGCAGTGCGCGGCCGCGGTGCAGCGGCGCTGGCAGAGCTGTCTGGAGAGCCTGCGCCGCAGGTTCCTCTCAGAGAG gAGTCACATCGTGGCCCAGTGTCTGCTGAAGGAGGCCGACTGGGAGGACGTCCGCTTCGCTCTGGAGCAGAAGCACCGGGCcgagaaggaggagctgcacCAGCTGTACGGGGAGAGCATGGCCGTCCTGGAGGTGGCCCGGCAGGAGCAGGTAGAGGCGTGGCGCCTGGCTCTCCCTGCCGCTCCTCAGCCTGGACCTGTGTCTCTGCAGGCGGCGGTTCTGGCCCAGAGCAACTTTGAGATGCTGAACGACAAGATCCGTCAGAACCAGGAGgccaagcagcagcaggactccgAGTCCAAGGGCCCGGAGCGCAAGGGCCAGCGCGTGGTCACCGTGAAGAACACCtgcaagaagaagctgaag ACGGAGGTCAGCGACCTGCAGCAGAAGATCGGCAGCATGGAGCTGGAGAACATCCTCCTGACAGAGAGGCTCTCAGCTGTCGATCACCACCTGCCCACGCTGCGACGGCGTCTCCTCCGGGATCGACAAGCGGcgcagaagaagctgaaggagctggCAGTCGTCAGTGACTCGGTGTCCAGACGACTCAAGTCTGCCGTCGCCATG GGGGAGAAGGTGCTAGCAGCGCTGGAGTCATGTCAGAAGCTCCAGCCAGAAGAACCGAAGGCCGACGTGAAG GTTCTGCTGCGGCGAGAGCTTCTGCAGGAGCAGCGAGAGCTTCTGCGGCAGGAGAACCAGCATCTGAGGACGGTGCTGCGTCAGCGGCTCGACTCCATGACGCTCAGCCACCACGCCCTGCTGGTCATCGGCGCCGCTCCCACCACCGCGGCTCCCACCGAGCCCGCGAGGCGCCACACCGTCATCGAGGCAGCGCTCGCCGTCAGAAACGCGCTCTGA
- the LOC128747260 gene encoding dynein regulatory complex subunit 2-like isoform X1: MPRKGPRAGSRLQRQQAEQQQLRRKEELLTLFLRDKLQKEERNSLVNRQKLRAAWQTLARQARSQELRDDVITLQQDSDRQLDHLDSVIKGLERELREAERQVACGRRLHLQNLQRLRRLQEQCAAAVQRRWQSCLESLRRRFLSERWERRPPRGRLPTSGPALCFLLRSHIVAQCLLKEADWEDVRFALEQKHRAEKEELHQLYGESMAVLEVARQEQVEAWRLALPAAPQPGPVSLQAAVLAQSNFEMLNDKIRQNQEAKQQQDSESKGPERKGQRVVTVKNTCKKKLKTEVSDLQQKIGSMELENILLTERLSAVDHHLPTLRRRLLRDRQAAQKKLKELAVVSDSVSRRLKSAVAMGEKVLAALESCQKLQPEEPKADVKVLLRRELLQEQRELLRQENQHLRTVLRQRLDSMTLSHHALLVIGAAPTTAAPTEPARRHTVIEAALAVRNAL; encoded by the exons ATGCCGAGGAAGGGCCCCCGAGCAGGCAGCAGGCTGCAGAGGCAGCaggcggagcagcagcagctgcggaGGAAGGAGGAGCTGCTGACGCTGTTCCTCAGG GACAAGCTGCAGAAGGAGGAGCGCAACTCGCTGGTGAACCGGCAGAAGCTGCGCGCGGCCTGGCAGACGCTCGCGCGACAAGCACGGAGCCAGGAGCTGCGCGATGACGTCATCACCCTGCAGCAGGACTCCGACCGGCAACTGGACCACCTGGACAGCGTCATCAAG GGCCTGGAGCGGGAGCTGCGGGAGGCGGAGCGTCAGGTGGCCTGCGGGCGCCGCCTTCACCTGCAGAACCTGCAGCGTCTGCGGCGGCTGCAGGAGCAGTGCGCGGCCGCGGTGCAGCGGCGCTGGCAGAGCTGTCTGGAGAGCCTGCGCCGCAGGTTCCTCTCAGAGAGGTGGGAGCGGCGCCCACCCCGGGGCCGCCTGCCCACCTCCGGACCTGcgctctgcttcctcctcaggAGTCACATCGTGGCCCAGTGTCTGCTGAAGGAGGCCGACTGGGAGGACGTCCGCTTCGCTCTGGAGCAGAAGCACCGGGCcgagaaggaggagctgcacCAGCTGTACGGGGAGAGCATGGCCGTCCTGGAGGTGGCCCGGCAGGAGCAGGTAGAGGCGTGGCGCCTGGCTCTCCCTGCCGCTCCTCAGCCTGGACCTGTGTCTCTGCAGGCGGCGGTTCTGGCCCAGAGCAACTTTGAGATGCTGAACGACAAGATCCGTCAGAACCAGGAGgccaagcagcagcaggactccgAGTCCAAGGGCCCGGAGCGCAAGGGCCAGCGCGTGGTCACCGTGAAGAACACCtgcaagaagaagctgaag ACGGAGGTCAGCGACCTGCAGCAGAAGATCGGCAGCATGGAGCTGGAGAACATCCTCCTGACAGAGAGGCTCTCAGCTGTCGATCACCACCTGCCCACGCTGCGACGGCGTCTCCTCCGGGATCGACAAGCGGcgcagaagaagctgaaggagctggCAGTCGTCAGTGACTCGGTGTCCAGACGACTCAAGTCTGCCGTCGCCATG GGGGAGAAGGTGCTAGCAGCGCTGGAGTCATGTCAGAAGCTCCAGCCAGAAGAACCGAAGGCCGACGTGAAG GTTCTGCTGCGGCGAGAGCTTCTGCAGGAGCAGCGAGAGCTTCTGCGGCAGGAGAACCAGCATCTGAGGACGGTGCTGCGTCAGCGGCTCGACTCCATGACGCTCAGCCACCACGCCCTGCTGGTCATCGGCGCCGCTCCCACCACCGCGGCTCCCACCGAGCCCGCGAGGCGCCACACCGTCATCGAGGCAGCGCTCGCCGTCAGAAACGCGCTCTGA
- the LOC128747264 gene encoding dynein regulatory complex subunit 2-like isoform X1 codes for MPKKKKDKGKKQDEDGLSKEERMTLLLKDKLQTEEKHSFLNRKRLNLTWQALVRKTRCEDLLDELITLKQESDRRLDDLEAIMQGLERELREAERQVACGRRLHLQNLQRLRRLQEQCAAAVQRRWQSCLESLRRRFLSERSHIVAQCLLKEADWEDVRFALEQKHRAEKEELHQLYGESMAVLEVARQEQVEAWRLALPAAPQPGPVSLQAAVLAQSNFEMLNDKIRQNQEAKQQQDSESKGPERKGQRVVTVKNTCKKKLKTAVSDLQLKLENIELDNLVLAEQLTAVAHHTPLLRRQLAQDRKVAKKKLTELTVISDAVAKRLKAAIAAGEKVLSVVQLCEKLEREQGTFFTACTTTTTWPAHALPPEPRDAEEFPQLRSLRRRHAVASLQQDALRQRQGALAQENRQLKTLLGRRLDAMVLSGRSC; via the exons AtgcccaagaagaagaaggacaagGGGAAGAAGCAGGACGAGGACGGACTCAGCAAGGAGGAGCGGatgaccctgctgctgaag gaCAAGCTGCAGACGGAGGAGAAACACTCCTTCCTCAACCGCAAGAGGCTGAACCTGACCTGGCAGGCGCTGGTCCGCAAAACCCGCTGCGAGGACCTGCTGGACGAGCTGATCACACTCAAGCAGGAGTCGGACCGTCGACTGGACGACCTGGAGGCCATCATGCAGGGCCTGGAGCGGGAGCTGCGGGAGGCGGAGCGTCAGGTGGCCTGCGGGCGCCGCCTTCACCTGCAGAACCTGCAGCGTCTGCGGCGGCTGCAGGAGCAGTGCGCGGCCGCGGTGCAGCGGCGCTGGCAGAGCTGTCTGGAGAGCCTGCGCCGCAGGTTCCTCTCAGAGAG gAGTCACATCGTGGCCCAGTGTCTGCTGAAGGAGGCCGACTGGGAGGACGTCCGCTTCGCTCTGGAGCAGAAGCACCGGGCcgagaaggaggagctgcacCAGCTGTACGGGGAGAGCATGGCCGTCCTGGAGGTGGCCCGGCAGGAGCAGGTAGAGGCGTGGCGCCTGGCTCTCCCTGCCGCTCCTCAGCCTGGACCTGTGTCTCTGCAGGCGGCGGTTCTGGCCCAGAGCAACTTTGAGATGCTGAACGACAAGATCCGTCAGAACCAGGAGgccaagcagcagcaggactccgAGTCCAAGGGCCCGGAGCGCAAGGGCCAGCGCGTGGTCACCGTGAAGAACACCtgcaagaagaagctgaag ACGGCGGTCAGtgacctgcagctgaagctggagAACATCGAGCTGGACAACCTGGTCCTGGCTGAGCAGCTGACAGCCGTCGCCCACCACACGCCGCTGCTCCGCCGGCAGCTGGCTCAAGATCGGAAGGTGGCGAAGAAGAAGCTGACGGAGCTCACCGTCATCAGTGACGCCGTGGCCAAGCGCCTGAAGGCCGCCATCGCCGCG GGGGAAAAGGTTCTGTCGGTGGTCCAGCTGTGTGAGAAACTGGAGCGAGAACAAGGAACCTTCTTCACCGCCTGCACGACCACCACCACCTGGCCCGCGCATGCGCTGCCGCCGGAGCCCCGGGACGCCGAG GAGTTCCCGCAGCTGCGGAGCCTCCGGCGCCGACACGCCGTGGCCTCGCTGCAGCAGGACGCGCTGAGGCAGCGGCAAGGAGCTCTGGCGCAGGAGAACCGGCAGCTGAAGACGCTGCTGGGCCGCCGCCTGGACGCCATGGTGCTGAGCGGCCGCAGCTGCTGA
- the LOC128747260 gene encoding dynein regulatory complex subunit 2-like isoform X2, producing MPRKGPRAGSRLQRQQAEQQQLRRKEELLTLFLRDKLQKEERNSLVNRQKLRAAWQTLARQARSQELRDDVITLQQDSDRQLDHLDSVIKGLERELREAERQVACGRRLHLQNLQRLRRLQEQCAAAVQRRWQSCLESLRRRFLSERWERRPPRGRLPTSGPALCFLLRSHIVAQCLLKEADWEDVRFALEQKHRAEKEELHQLYGESMAVLEVARQEQAAVLAQSNFEMLNDKIRQNQEAKQQQDSESKGPERKGQRVVTVKNTCKKKLKTEVSDLQQKIGSMELENILLTERLSAVDHHLPTLRRRLLRDRQAAQKKLKELAVVSDSVSRRLKSAVAMGEKVLAALESCQKLQPEEPKADVKVLLRRELLQEQRELLRQENQHLRTVLRQRLDSMTLSHHALLVIGAAPTTAAPTEPARRHTVIEAALAVRNAL from the exons ATGCCGAGGAAGGGCCCCCGAGCAGGCAGCAGGCTGCAGAGGCAGCaggcggagcagcagcagctgcggaGGAAGGAGGAGCTGCTGACGCTGTTCCTCAGG GACAAGCTGCAGAAGGAGGAGCGCAACTCGCTGGTGAACCGGCAGAAGCTGCGCGCGGCCTGGCAGACGCTCGCGCGACAAGCACGGAGCCAGGAGCTGCGCGATGACGTCATCACCCTGCAGCAGGACTCCGACCGGCAACTGGACCACCTGGACAGCGTCATCAAG GGCCTGGAGCGGGAGCTGCGGGAGGCGGAGCGTCAGGTGGCCTGCGGGCGCCGCCTTCACCTGCAGAACCTGCAGCGTCTGCGGCGGCTGCAGGAGCAGTGCGCGGCCGCGGTGCAGCGGCGCTGGCAGAGCTGTCTGGAGAGCCTGCGCCGCAGGTTCCTCTCAGAGAGGTGGGAGCGGCGCCCACCCCGGGGCCGCCTGCCCACCTCCGGACCTGcgctctgcttcctcctcaggAGTCACATCGTGGCCCAGTGTCTGCTGAAGGAGGCCGACTGGGAGGACGTCCGCTTCGCTCTGGAGCAGAAGCACCGGGCcgagaaggaggagctgcacCAGCTGTACGGGGAGAGCATGGCCGTCCTGGAGGTGGCCCGGCAGGAGCAG GCGGCGGTTCTGGCCCAGAGCAACTTTGAGATGCTGAACGACAAGATCCGTCAGAACCAGGAGgccaagcagcagcaggactccgAGTCCAAGGGCCCGGAGCGCAAGGGCCAGCGCGTGGTCACCGTGAAGAACACCtgcaagaagaagctgaag ACGGAGGTCAGCGACCTGCAGCAGAAGATCGGCAGCATGGAGCTGGAGAACATCCTCCTGACAGAGAGGCTCTCAGCTGTCGATCACCACCTGCCCACGCTGCGACGGCGTCTCCTCCGGGATCGACAAGCGGcgcagaagaagctgaaggagctggCAGTCGTCAGTGACTCGGTGTCCAGACGACTCAAGTCTGCCGTCGCCATG GGGGAGAAGGTGCTAGCAGCGCTGGAGTCATGTCAGAAGCTCCAGCCAGAAGAACCGAAGGCCGACGTGAAG GTTCTGCTGCGGCGAGAGCTTCTGCAGGAGCAGCGAGAGCTTCTGCGGCAGGAGAACCAGCATCTGAGGACGGTGCTGCGTCAGCGGCTCGACTCCATGACGCTCAGCCACCACGCCCTGCTGGTCATCGGCGCCGCTCCCACCACCGCGGCTCCCACCGAGCCCGCGAGGCGCCACACCGTCATCGAGGCAGCGCTCGCCGTCAGAAACGCGCTCTGA
- the ap4s1 gene encoding AP-4 complex subunit sigma-1 isoform X1, producing the protein MIKFVIMVNRQGRVRLSRFYQQVDRKRRAALEADVVRCCLSRRRDQCSFVEYKDFRLVYRQYAALFIVVGVSGGENELAVYELLHNFVEVLDKYFSRVVSVKWRRHRGPCVSRPRLFRRANWTYPSLQPPHCRSQCVSRSASLTPQADHVQPGPRPRHPGRDDPEREGGGDQQDQRAGAARCSGQDGRRRLAVSEEEAVSLPYLLLRPVLLPGLRLMTSFPVRMRTLVFQDVIS; encoded by the exons atGATCAAGTTCGTCATCATGGTGAACCGCCAGGGCCGAGTCCGGCTCTCCCGGTTCTATCAGCAGGTGGACCGGAAGCGGCGCGCCGCCCTGGAGGCCGACGTGGTGCGGTGCTGTCTGAGCCGCCGGCGGGACCAG TGTTCCTTCGTAGAGTACAAGGACTTCCGGCTGGTCTATCGCCAGTACGCTGCCCTCTTCATCGTGGTGGGCGTGTCCGGCGGCGAG AACGAACTGGCCGTCTACGAGCTGCTCCACAACTTTGTGGAAGTTCTGGACAAGTACTTCAGCCGCGTGGTGAGTGTGAAGTGGCGCCGCCATCGGGGCCCGTGCGTCTCACGACCGCGTCTCTTCCGCAGAGCGAACTGGACGTATCCCTCTCTGCAGCCGCCCCACTGTCGAAGCCAGTGCGTCTCTCGTTCAGCCTCCTTAACTCCTCAAGCAGATCATGTTCAACCTGGACCGCGTCCACGTCATCCTGGACGAGATGATCCAGAACGGGAAGGTGGTGGAGACCAACAAGATCAACGTGCTGGCGCCGCTCGCTGCTCTGGACAAGATGGCCGCCGACGGCTCGCAGTGAGCGAAGAGGAAGcggtgtcactgccctatttgcttcttcgtcccgttttgcttccaggtctcaggcttatgacgtcatttcctgttcgtatgcgcacattggtatttcaagacgtcaTTTCCTGA
- the strn3 gene encoding striatin-3 codes for MDELSGGGGVAPRQPQQPGNNGAATAPQPPDELPRPPPPQQQPPPPQQQQQQHYTIPGILHYIQHEWARFEVERAHWEVERAELQARIAFLQGERKGQENLKNDLVRRIKMLEFALKQERAKYHKLKYGTELSQADVKTPSFESDTKESEAPAVPANSQLTWKQGRQLLRQYLQEVGYTDTILDVRTQRVRSLLGLSGSEQNGSVENKSLQHLINGTERRKDGKRSPGDVLETFNFLENTEDSDEDEDEEGEVKKHKSKVGNEGLASEDEADTEEALKEFDFLVTAEDGEGAGEARSSGDGTEWAEPLPFTGGGAKSFLLGGADHALESVLGLGDLADLTVANDDTDFSYDLPSNKESSFRKTWNPKYTLRSHFDGVRALAFHPVEPCLVSVSEDHTLKLWNLNKTVPAKKNAALDVEPVYTFRAHDGPVLSLAMTCSGEQCFSGGLDSTIQWWNIPSSNVDPYDTYDSSVLAGTWTEHSDAVWGLAYSGIKSRLLSCSADGTVKLWNPQEKKPCISTFNSNREHGTPTSVDFNGCDPAHMVVSFNSGDVVVYDLETSQNSLVLKGQGEGRCHHINKVVSHPTLPVTITAHEDRHIKFFDNKSGKVIHAMVAHLDAVTSLAVDPNGIYLMSGSHDCSLRLWNLDSKTCVQEITAHRKKSEEAIYDVAFHPSKAYIASAGADALARVYM; via the exons ATGGACGAGCTGTCCGGCGGAGGAGGGGTCGCCCCTCGGCAGCCTCAGCAGCCGGGGAACAACGGCGCGGCCACGGCCCCGCAGCCGCCGGACGAGCTGCcgcggccgccgccgccgcagcagcagccgccgccaccgcagcagcagcagcagcagcactataCCATCCCCGGCATCCTGCACTACATCCAGCACGAGTGGGCCCGGTTCGAGGTGGAGAGAGCGCactgggaggtggagagggCCGAGCTCCAG GCCAGGATAGCGTTCCTGCAGGGGGAGCGCAAAGGTCAGGAGAACTTGAAGAACGACCTGGTCAGAAGAATCAAGATGTTGGAGTTTGCTCTGAAGCAGGAGAG AGCCAAGTATCACAAGCTGAAATACGGAACTGAGCTCAGCCAGGCCGACGTGAAGACGCCCAGCTTTGAGTCAG ACACCAAAGAGTCGGAGGCTCCGGCAGTGCCGGCCAACAGTCAGCTGACCTGGAAACAAGGACGGCAGCTGCTGCGACA gTACCTGCAGGAGGTGGGCTACACGGACACCATCCTGGACGTCCGCACCCAGAGGGTCCGCTCTCTGCTGGGCCTGTCGGGCTCGGAACAGAACGGCTCAGTGGAGAACAAGAGCCTGCAGCACCTGATCAACGGAACCGAGAGACGGAAGGATGGCAAGAG GAGTCCCGGGGATGTTCTGGAGACGTTCAACTTCCTGGAGAACACGGAGGACAGCGATGAAGACGAGGATGAGGAAGGAGAAGTGAAGAAACACAAGAGCAAG GTGGGGAACGAGGGCTTGGCGTCGGAGGACGAGGCCGACACGGAGGAGGCGCTGAAGGAGTTTGACTTCCTGGTGACGGCGGAGGACGGCGAGGGGGCGGGCGAGGCCCGCAGCTCCGGGGACGGGACGGAGTGGG CGGAGCCGCTGCCCTTCACAGGAGGCGGGGCCAAGTCCTTCCTGCTCGGGGGCGCAGACCACGCCCTGGAGAGCGTGCTGGGCCTGGGTGACCTCGCCGACCTCACGGTGGCCAATGACGACACGGACTTCAGCTACGAC CTGCCGTCCAATAAGGAGTCTTCCTTCAGGAAGACCTGGAACCCCAAGTACACCCTGAGGAGCCACTTCGACGGCGTCCGCGCCCTGGCCTTCCATCCGGTGGAGCCCTGCCTGGTCAGCGTCTCCGAGGACCACACGCTCAAACTCTGGAACCTGAACAAGACGGTCCCCGCCAAGAA GAACGCAGCCCTGGATGTGGAGCCCGTCTACACTTTCAGAGCGCACGA TGGTCCGGTCTTGTCATTGGCAATGACGTGTAGCGGCGAGCAGTGTTTCAGTGGAGGACTGGACTCAACCATCCAGTGGTGGAACATCCCCAGTTCTAACGTGGACCCTTACGACACCTACg ACTCCAGCGTCCTGGCAGGGACCTGGACAGAGCACTCGGACGCGGTCTGGGGTTTGGCCTACAGTGGTATCAAGAGCCGCCTCCTGTCCTGCTCCGCCGACGGCACGGTCAAACTGTGGAACCCTCAGGAGAAGAAGCCCTGCATCAGCACTTTCAACAGCAACCGAG AGCACGGCACGCCCACGTCAGTGGACTTCAACGGTTGTGACCCCGCCCACATGGTGGTGTCCTTCAACAGCGGTGACGTGGTGGTGTACGACTTGGAGACGTCCCAGAATTCTCTGGTTTTGAAGGGACAGGGAGAAGGCA GGTGTCATCACATCAACAAGGTGGTGAGTCACCCCACGCTGCCCGTCACCATCACGGCTCACGAAGATCGGCACATCAAGTTCTTCGACAACAAGTCAG GGAAGGTCATCCACGCCATGGTGGCGCACCTGGACGCCGTGACCAGCCTGGCTGTGGATCCCAACGGCATCTACCTGATGTCGGGAA GTCACGACTGCTCGCTGCGGCTGTGGAACCTGGACAGCAAGACGTGCGTGCAGGAGATCACGGCGCACCGCAAGAAGAGCGAGGAGGCCATCTACGACGTGGCCTTCCACCCCTCCAAGGCCTACATCGCCTCGGCCGGCGCCGACGCTCTGGCCCGGGTCTACATGTAG
- the ap4s1 gene encoding AP-4 complex subunit sigma-1 isoform X2, giving the protein MIKFVIMVNRQGRVRLSRFYQQVDRKRRAALEADVVRCCLSRRRDQCSFVEYKDFRLVYRQYAALFIVVGVSGGENELAVYELLHNFVEVLDKYFSRVVSVKWRRHRGPCVSRPRLFRRANWTYPSLQPPHCRSQCVSRSASLTPQADHVQPGPRPRHPGRDDPEREGGGDQQDQRAGAARCSGQDGRRRLAVSEEEAVSLPYLLLRPVLLPGLRVMTSFPVRTLVFQDVIS; this is encoded by the exons atGATCAAGTTCGTCATCATGGTGAACCGCCAGGGCCGAGTCCGGCTCTCCCGGTTCTATCAGCAGGTGGACCGGAAGCGGCGCGCCGCCCTGGAGGCCGACGTGGTGCGGTGCTGTCTGAGCCGCCGGCGGGACCAG TGTTCCTTCGTAGAGTACAAGGACTTCCGGCTGGTCTATCGCCAGTACGCTGCCCTCTTCATCGTGGTGGGCGTGTCCGGCGGCGAG AACGAACTGGCCGTCTACGAGCTGCTCCACAACTTTGTGGAAGTTCTGGACAAGTACTTCAGCCGCGTGGTGAGTGTGAAGTGGCGCCGCCATCGGGGCCCGTGCGTCTCACGACCGCGTCTCTTCCGCAGAGCGAACTGGACGTATCCCTCTCTGCAGCCGCCCCACTGTCGAAGCCAGTGCGTCTCTCGTTCAGCCTCCTTAACTCCTCAAGCAGATCATGTTCAACCTGGACCGCGTCCACGTCATCCTGGACGAGATGATCCAGAACGGGAAGGTGGTGGAGACCAACAAGATCAACGTGCTGGCGCCGCTCGCTGCTCTGGACAAGATGGCCGCCGACGGCTCGCAGTGAGCGAAGAGGAAGcggtgtcactgccctatttgcttcttcgtcccgttttgcttccag
- the LOC128747264 gene encoding dynein regulatory complex subunit 2-like isoform X2 yields the protein MPKKKKDKGKKQDEDGLSKEERMTLLLKDKLQTEEKHSFLNRKRLNLTWQALVRKTRCEDLLDELITLKQESDRRLDDLEAIMQGLERELREAERQVACGRRLHLQNLQRLRRLQEQCAAAVQRRWQSCLESLRRRFLSERSHIVAQCLLKEADWEDVRFALEQKHRAEKEELHQLYGESMAVLEVARQEQAAVLAQSNFEMLNDKIRQNQEAKQQQDSESKGPERKGQRVVTVKNTCKKKLKTAVSDLQLKLENIELDNLVLAEQLTAVAHHTPLLRRQLAQDRKVAKKKLTELTVISDAVAKRLKAAIAAGEKVLSVVQLCEKLEREQGTFFTACTTTTTWPAHALPPEPRDAEEFPQLRSLRRRHAVASLQQDALRQRQGALAQENRQLKTLLGRRLDAMVLSGRSC from the exons AtgcccaagaagaagaaggacaagGGGAAGAAGCAGGACGAGGACGGACTCAGCAAGGAGGAGCGGatgaccctgctgctgaag gaCAAGCTGCAGACGGAGGAGAAACACTCCTTCCTCAACCGCAAGAGGCTGAACCTGACCTGGCAGGCGCTGGTCCGCAAAACCCGCTGCGAGGACCTGCTGGACGAGCTGATCACACTCAAGCAGGAGTCGGACCGTCGACTGGACGACCTGGAGGCCATCATGCAGGGCCTGGAGCGGGAGCTGCGGGAGGCGGAGCGTCAGGTGGCCTGCGGGCGCCGCCTTCACCTGCAGAACCTGCAGCGTCTGCGGCGGCTGCAGGAGCAGTGCGCGGCCGCGGTGCAGCGGCGCTGGCAGAGCTGTCTGGAGAGCCTGCGCCGCAGGTTCCTCTCAGAGAG gAGTCACATCGTGGCCCAGTGTCTGCTGAAGGAGGCCGACTGGGAGGACGTCCGCTTCGCTCTGGAGCAGAAGCACCGGGCcgagaaggaggagctgcacCAGCTGTACGGGGAGAGCATGGCCGTCCTGGAGGTGGCCCGGCAGGAGCAG GCGGCGGTTCTGGCCCAGAGCAACTTTGAGATGCTGAACGACAAGATCCGTCAGAACCAGGAGgccaagcagcagcaggactccgAGTCCAAGGGCCCGGAGCGCAAGGGCCAGCGCGTGGTCACCGTGAAGAACACCtgcaagaagaagctgaag ACGGCGGTCAGtgacctgcagctgaagctggagAACATCGAGCTGGACAACCTGGTCCTGGCTGAGCAGCTGACAGCCGTCGCCCACCACACGCCGCTGCTCCGCCGGCAGCTGGCTCAAGATCGGAAGGTGGCGAAGAAGAAGCTGACGGAGCTCACCGTCATCAGTGACGCCGTGGCCAAGCGCCTGAAGGCCGCCATCGCCGCG GGGGAAAAGGTTCTGTCGGTGGTCCAGCTGTGTGAGAAACTGGAGCGAGAACAAGGAACCTTCTTCACCGCCTGCACGACCACCACCACCTGGCCCGCGCATGCGCTGCCGCCGGAGCCCCGGGACGCCGAG GAGTTCCCGCAGCTGCGGAGCCTCCGGCGCCGACACGCCGTGGCCTCGCTGCAGCAGGACGCGCTGAGGCAGCGGCAAGGAGCTCTGGCGCAGGAGAACCGGCAGCTGAAGACGCTGCTGGGCCGCCGCCTGGACGCCATGGTGCTGAGCGGCCGCAGCTGCTGA